In Longimicrobium sp., the genomic stretch TCCTGTTCGGGAACCATCATCGCGCGTCCTCCTCGTCGTCGCCCCGGCCCCGGGTGCCGGGACCGCCGCGGAGCGCCTCCGCCTGCCCCGCCGCGGTGATGGACCAGTCGTCGCCCGCGCGCGTGGCCCAGCCGCGCTGCTCCAGCTCCTCCAGCTCGTGCCGCGCCCCGGGGTGCGCCGCCTCCAGCACGGCCGTCGCGTGCCCGTGATGCGCGCCGCCGTGCTGCACGGCCAGCTCGTTCAGGTCCGCCAGCACCGCATGCATGTGAAGGGTGCGGCGGTTGCGCGCCTGGCGCACGGCGGCCCACACCAGCCCCCGGTTGGGCGCGAGGGCCATCGAAAACAGCACCAGCACCGTAAGGCACAGGACGATCGTCGGCCCGGTGGGCACGTGTTGGCTCATGCTGCTGATGATCGCCCCCGACACGCCCGCCAGCGCGCCGATTCCGCCAGCGAGCAGGATCATGGTTCCCATGCGGTCCGTCCACTGCCGCGCGGCCGAGGCGGGCGCCACGACCATCGCGCTCATCAGCACCACGCCCACGGTCTGCAGGCCGATGACGATGGAGACCACGAGCACGGAAGTCAGCAGAACGTCCAGCCCGCGCATGGGCAGCCCCAGGCTGGCGCCGTAGTCGGGATCGAAGGCCAGCAGCTTGAACTCCTTCCAGAAGAGCGCGGCCACCCCCAGGGCCAGCCCGCCGAGCGTGGCGATCATCACCACGTCGCGCCACAGCAGCGTGGCCGCCTGGCCGAAGAGAAAGCGGTCCAGCCCCGCCTGGCTGGCATCGGGGCGCTTCTGGATGATGGTCAGCAGCACCAGGCCTGCGCCGAAGAAGACGGCGAGGACGATCCCCAGCGCGCTGTCCTCCTTCACCCGGGTGGCGTTGACGATCTTCATCACCACCAGCGTTCCCACCCATCCCGCCACCGCCGCGCCAAGGACCAGGACGAGCGGCGCCTTGCTGCCGGTGAGCAGAAAGGCCAGGGCGATCCCCGGCAGCGCGGCGTGGCTGATGGCGTCGCCCAGCAGGCTCTGCTTGCGGAGCACGGCGTACGAGCCCAGCGCGCCGCTCGTCATTCCCAGCGCGGCCGCGCCCAGCGCCACGATGCGCAGCGTGTAGTCGGAAAAGAAGTCCATGGCGTCAGTCCGCGGCCATGGACCCGTCGGGCCGGCGCGCGTCCTCCACGGGCTTGGCGCCCTCCAGGTGGCCGTTCCGGCGCTGCAGGAAGGGCACGCGTCCGCCGTACGTCAGCCGCAGGTTCTCTTCCGTGAACACCTCGTCCACCGGCCCCATGCCGATGCGGCGCACGTTCAGCA encodes the following:
- a CDS encoding metal ABC transporter permease; this encodes MDFFSDYTLRIVALGAAALGMTSGALGSYAVLRKQSLLGDAISHAALPGIALAFLLTGSKAPLVLVLGAAVAGWVGTLVVMKIVNATRVKEDSALGIVLAVFFGAGLVLLTIIQKRPDASQAGLDRFLFGQAATLLWRDVVMIATLGGLALGVAALFWKEFKLLAFDPDYGASLGLPMRGLDVLLTSVLVVSIVIGLQTVGVVLMSAMVVAPASAARQWTDRMGTMILLAGGIGALAGVSGAIISSMSQHVPTGPTIVLCLTVLVLFSMALAPNRGLVWAAVRQARNRRTLHMHAVLADLNELAVQHGGAHHGHATAVLEAAHPGARHELEELEQRGWATRAGDDWSITAAGQAEALRGGPGTRGRGDDEEDAR